The Populus trichocarpa isolate Nisqually-1 chromosome 11, P.trichocarpa_v4.1, whole genome shotgun sequence genome has a segment encoding these proteins:
- the LOC7460826 gene encoding E3 ubiquitin-protein ligase RMA3: protein MEHHFFDHEAHFESEEVVGLEQKYKSIPAPAAVSDNDSDLFECNICLDSAHDPVVTFCGHLYCWPCMYKWLHVKTSSPDAVQQQPSCPVCKAAISPTSLVPLYGRGPPSSESKSMGSSVDAALPRRPLPSGLNTASTNTSRQSRQPHSNSFNPQSQSFQHQQYFHDPHGGYAAMTSSNLRSTVMTGFFNPMMGMFNEMGCSRIFGTSVTNMFAHPYTNPLMGSNNPRMRRQEMQLDKSLNRVSIFLFCCFILCLLLF, encoded by the coding sequence ATGGAACATCACTTCTTTGATCACGAGGCACATTTTGAATCTGAGGAAGTTGTTGGACTCGAGCAGAAATATAAATCCATCCCAGCCCCAGCAGCAGTCTCAGACAATGACAGTGACCTTTTCGAATGCAATATATGCTTAGACTCAGCACATGACCCTGTTGTCACCTTCTGTGGTCACCTATATTGCTGGCCATGCATGTACAAATGGCTCCATGTTAAAACCTCCTCCCCTGATGCTGTTCAGCAGCAGCCAAGCTGCCCAGTCTGCAAGGCTGCTATTTCCCCAACTTCATTGGTTCCCCTTTATGGCCGCGGCCCACCCTCATCAGAATCAAAATCCATGGGATCATCGGTGGATGCAGCCTTACCCCGTAGGCCACTCCCTTCGGGATTGAATACTGCGAGTACAAATACTTCACGTCAAAGTCGGCAGCCTCATTCAAATTCTTTCAATCCACAGTCTCAGTCGTTTCAACACCAACAATACTTCCATGATCCTCATGGAGGTTATGCGGCCATGACCTCATCAAACCTTCGGAGTACGGTAATGACAGGTTTTTTCAATCCAATGATGGGGATGTTCAACGAGATGGGGTGCTCAAGGATTTTTGGTACATCAGTCACGAATATGTTTGCCCACCCTTACACAAATCCTCTCATGGGAAGTAACAATCCTAGGATGAGGAGGCAGGAAATGCAGCTTGATAAGTCTCTAAACAGAGTgtccatctttcttttttgctgCTTCATTCTGTGCCTTCTCTTGTTTTGA
- the LOC7460827 gene encoding pentatricopeptide repeat-containing protein At4g21705, mitochondrial isoform X1: protein MAALFSSLVNRTQNLVANAIMRRSYFKKATTQRNNLYSRISPLGDPRISLAPVLDQWVEEGKKVKDYELRTIVKGLRERKRFKQALEVSQWMSSNRLCNFSPSDDAVRLDLIGKVHGLESAESYFKNLDEKDKIHKTYGALLNCYVRGGLVEKSLSHVQKMKELGFFSTALNYNDLMCLYVNTGLLEKVPDVLSDMKENGISPDLFSYRICLKSYGERSDFDNVEKILREMESQSHISMDWRTFATVANIYLEAGLKEKALVYLKKCEEKVNKNALGYNHLISLYASLGNKDEMMRLWELAKANCKKQLNRDYITILGSLVKLGHLEEAEKLLQDWESSCQYYDFRVPNVVLIGYSRKGLPEKAEAMLQDIIEKQKMKNPSSWSIISAGYMDKQNMEKAFECMKEALAAETENNGWRPKPAMISNILNWLGDNRDAQEVEAFVGLLETKVPKSREMYHALIKSYIRCGKEVDGLLESMKAADNIDEDEETKTILSSRQQV from the exons ATGGCAGCGCTATTCTCTTCTCTTGTAAACAGAACCCAAAACCTGGTAGCAAATGCAATCATGAGAAGATCATACTTCAAAAAGGCAACAACTCAAAGGAACAACCTTTATTCTAGAATCAGTCCACTTGGTGACCCACGTATCAGTTTGGCTCCAGTGCTTGATCAGTGGGTTGAAGAGGGCAAGAAAGTTAAAGACTACGAGCTTCGAACAATTGTTAAAGGCCTTCGTGAACGCAAACGCTTTAAACAAGCTCTTGAG GTTTCTCAGTGGATGAGTAGCAACAGGCTCTGCAATTTCTCACCATCTGACGATGCTGTGCGGCTGGATCTGATTGGCAAAGTTCATGGACTGGAATCTGCTGAGAGCTACTTCAAAAACTTGgatgaaaaggataaaattcaCAAAACATATGGTGCTCTTTTGAACTGTTATGTCAGAGGTGGTCTTGTTGAAAAGTCCCTTTCCCATGTGCAGAAGATGAAGGagctgggttttttttccaCTGCTTTGAACTACAATGATCTCATGTGCCTCTATGTGAACACTGGCCTGCTAGAGAAAGTTCCTGATGTACTTTCAGATATGAAGGAGAATGGCATTTCCCCTGACCTTTTCAGCTACAGAATTTGCTTGAAATCTTATGGGGAAAGATCTGACTTTGATAATGTGGAGAAAATTCTACGAGAAATGGAGAGCCAGTCGCATATCTCCATGGACTGGAGAACATTTGCTACAGTAGCCAATATCTATCTAGAAGCAGGTCTGAAAGAGAAAGCACTTGTCTACTTGAAAAAATGTGAAGAGAAGGTTAATAAAAATGCACTAGGCTACAATCATTTGATTTCGCTCTATGCAAGTCTTGGGAACAAGGATGAGATGATGAGGTTGTGGGAGCTTGCAAAAGCCAACTGCAAGAAGCAACTCAATAGAGATTATATAACCATCTTAGGATCTCTAGTCAAGCTTGGTCACCTTGAAGAAGCTGAGAAATTGCTGCAGGACTGGGAATCATCTTGCCAATATTATGATTTTCGAGTTCCAAATGTCGTCCTGATCGGGTATTCTAGGAAAGGTTTACCTGAAAAAGCCGAGGCAATGCTTCAAGacataatagaaaaacaaaagatgaaaaatccAAGTAGTTGGTCTATTATTTCAGCAGGGTATATGGATAAGCAGAATATGGAAAAGGCTTTTGAATGCATGAAAGAAGCTCTGGCTGCAGAGACAGAAAATAACGGGTGGAGACCGAAACCTGCAATGATATCCAACATATTGAATTGGCTTGGTGATAACAGGGACGCCCAAGAAGTAGAAGCATTTGTGGGCTTGTTGGAGACTAAGGTCCCAAAAAGTAGGGAAATGTATCATGCGCTCATCAAGTCGTATATCAGATGTGGGAAAGAAGTGGATGGACTTTTAGAGAGCATGAAAGCTGCTGATAATATAGATGAAGATGAGGAAACAAAGACAATTCTTAGTTCAAGACAGCAAGTATAA
- the LOC7460827 gene encoding pentatricopeptide repeat-containing protein At4g21705, mitochondrial isoform X2, protein MSSNRLCNFSPSDDAVRLDLIGKVHGLESAESYFKNLDEKDKIHKTYGALLNCYVRGGLVEKSLSHVQKMKELGFFSTALNYNDLMCLYVNTGLLEKVPDVLSDMKENGISPDLFSYRICLKSYGERSDFDNVEKILREMESQSHISMDWRTFATVANIYLEAGLKEKALVYLKKCEEKVNKNALGYNHLISLYASLGNKDEMMRLWELAKANCKKQLNRDYITILGSLVKLGHLEEAEKLLQDWESSCQYYDFRVPNVVLIGYSRKGLPEKAEAMLQDIIEKQKMKNPSSWSIISAGYMDKQNMEKAFECMKEALAAETENNGWRPKPAMISNILNWLGDNRDAQEVEAFVGLLETKVPKSREMYHALIKSYIRCGKEVDGLLESMKAADNIDEDEETKTILSSRQQV, encoded by the coding sequence ATGAGTAGCAACAGGCTCTGCAATTTCTCACCATCTGACGATGCTGTGCGGCTGGATCTGATTGGCAAAGTTCATGGACTGGAATCTGCTGAGAGCTACTTCAAAAACTTGgatgaaaaggataaaattcaCAAAACATATGGTGCTCTTTTGAACTGTTATGTCAGAGGTGGTCTTGTTGAAAAGTCCCTTTCCCATGTGCAGAAGATGAAGGagctgggttttttttccaCTGCTTTGAACTACAATGATCTCATGTGCCTCTATGTGAACACTGGCCTGCTAGAGAAAGTTCCTGATGTACTTTCAGATATGAAGGAGAATGGCATTTCCCCTGACCTTTTCAGCTACAGAATTTGCTTGAAATCTTATGGGGAAAGATCTGACTTTGATAATGTGGAGAAAATTCTACGAGAAATGGAGAGCCAGTCGCATATCTCCATGGACTGGAGAACATTTGCTACAGTAGCCAATATCTATCTAGAAGCAGGTCTGAAAGAGAAAGCACTTGTCTACTTGAAAAAATGTGAAGAGAAGGTTAATAAAAATGCACTAGGCTACAATCATTTGATTTCGCTCTATGCAAGTCTTGGGAACAAGGATGAGATGATGAGGTTGTGGGAGCTTGCAAAAGCCAACTGCAAGAAGCAACTCAATAGAGATTATATAACCATCTTAGGATCTCTAGTCAAGCTTGGTCACCTTGAAGAAGCTGAGAAATTGCTGCAGGACTGGGAATCATCTTGCCAATATTATGATTTTCGAGTTCCAAATGTCGTCCTGATCGGGTATTCTAGGAAAGGTTTACCTGAAAAAGCCGAGGCAATGCTTCAAGacataatagaaaaacaaaagatgaaaaatccAAGTAGTTGGTCTATTATTTCAGCAGGGTATATGGATAAGCAGAATATGGAAAAGGCTTTTGAATGCATGAAAGAAGCTCTGGCTGCAGAGACAGAAAATAACGGGTGGAGACCGAAACCTGCAATGATATCCAACATATTGAATTGGCTTGGTGATAACAGGGACGCCCAAGAAGTAGAAGCATTTGTGGGCTTGTTGGAGACTAAGGTCCCAAAAAGTAGGGAAATGTATCATGCGCTCATCAAGTCGTATATCAGATGTGGGAAAGAAGTGGATGGACTTTTAGAGAGCATGAAAGCTGCTGATAATATAGATGAAGATGAGGAAACAAAGACAATTCTTAGTTCAAGACAGCAAGTATAA